CGTGCCGTCCGCGGCCACCGCGGCGTTGTTGGTGAAGACCATCGGGGACCCGTCGACCTCGGTGACGAGCTCCTCGATGGCACGCGACCCGTCCACATCCACCGCGAGGAGGCCGCGGCTCGCATCGCACACGAGCAACCGCCCGTCCGGCAGCCACTCCAGCCCGAGCGGCCGACCACCCGTCTCGACCACCCGCTCGCTCTGCCGGCCGTCGGGGGTGACGGCGATGACCGCGCCGTCCACCGTGCCGGTCCACACCCGCCCGTCGGGTCCGACGAGGACGTCCTCGGCGCCGGCGCCGGGGACCGGCATGATCGTCAGCGGCATCGTCGTCTCCATCACCCCACCGTAGGGCTCCGGCGGGAGCGAAGGGAGGGCTGGCGCCACCCCTTCGCTCCTTTCGTATGCTGGCGGGTGTGCCCATCCTCAGCGAGACCACCGATGCCGTCACGACCCTGACCATCGACCGCACCCACCGCCGCAATGCCCTCGACCTGACGACCCTCGAGGAGTTGGACGCGGCCGTCACCGCCGCCGTCGAGACCGGCTCGCGGGCACTCGTGCTCACCGGTGCCGACGGACACTTCTGTGCCGGTGCGGACCTGACCGAGCTCGAGGACGTCACCTTCACCGAGCGGCTCGCCGAGGTCCTCGAGCACCTCGCCGGCCTCCCGATCACGACGATCGCGGCGATCTCCGGCTCGTGCATGGGTCTGGGGATGCAGCTCGCCGTGGCCTGTGATGTCCGGGTCGTCGAGCACGGCGCCCGCTTCGCCATCCCCGTGGCCAAGCTCGGCCTGATGGTCAACAAGTGGACGCTGGAGCGCGCCGCCCGCTTCTGGGGTGAGGGCGCAGCCCGGCACATGGTGCTCACGGCCGCGGTCCTGGACCACGAGGACGCCTGGCGTCTCGGCTTCAGCCAACGCCAGGGCGACCTCGACCTCGCCCTGGACCTCGCGCGGGCAACCGTCCAGCTCGCCCCGCTGACCCAGCAGGGGTCGAAGGTCGGGATGGACTCCCCCACCGGCCCCGATGCGGCCTACGACAAGGCATTCGCGCGCGCTTGGGCGAGTTCCGACCTCGCCGAGGGCCAGCGCGCCTTCACGCAGCGCCGCTCCCCCGTCTTCGAGGGTCGCTGATGCCCACCGCCGACGCGAGCGTGCGTGCCGCCGGCACCAACGACGTCCCGGCCGTGGGCCAGGTCCAGGCCCTCGTCTGGCAGGAGGCCTACGACGGCATCGTCCCGCCGCAGGTGCACGCGGCCTTCGACCCCCAGTCCTTCGCCGCGGCCTGGCGCGACTCCCTGCGCACACCGCCCGAAGGGGTGCACCGCCTGCTCGTCGCCTGCGCCGGCGAGCAGGTGGTCGGCTTCGTGGCCATCGGACCCAGCCAGGACCCGGACACCGGCCAGACGACGGGTGAGGTCACCGCCCTCGGCGTCCACCCGATGCATCGGCGACAGGGGCATGGCTCCCGGCTGCTCAATGCCGCAGTCGACATCCTGCGCGACGCCGGCGCCGAGCACGTCGCAGTCTGGTGCCTCGTCCCGCACGAGGCAGTACGCGCCTTCCTCACCGCCTCCGGACTCGAGCCCGACGGCGCCTACCGCGACCGGGTGGTCTCCCCCGAGGACGACACGGCACGCGAGGTGCGGCTTGTCGCGACCCTCACCGACGACGTCACCCCGGAGGCTGGTGGGTGACGCCCCCGGCGGATGCGGCGCACGCTGACGCACGTCGACAGGGCCTGTCCGTTGGTGTGGCGACAGGGGTCTACGGAGTCAGTTTCGGTGCCCTAGGTGTCGCCGCCGGCCTCGATGTCTGGCAGACGATGGCCCTGTCGCTGCTGCTGTTCACCGGTGGTTCGCAGTTCGCCTTCATCGGCATCATCGGGTCCGGAGGCAACCCGGTCACGGCGGTGGCCACGTCCACCCTCCTGGGGATCCGCAACGGCCTGTACGGCCTGCAGCTGGCCCGCGTGCTGCGCCTGCGGGGATGGCGACGAGCGGCGGCCGCCCACCTGACCATCGACGAGTCCACCGCGGTGGCACTGGCACAGGAGGGCACACCGGCGCAGCGCACCGGTTTCTGGGCCGCAGGCCTGGGCGTGTTCACCTTCTGGAATCTGGCGACACTCGTGGGTGCACTCGTCGGCAATGCCATCGGAGACCCCCGCACGTGGGGTCTCGACGCCGCCGCTGCCGCCGCCTTCATCGGCCTCATCTGGCCCCGTCTGCGGGACCGCACCGGACGGGTCACCGCGGCGCTCGCCGCCGCCGTCGCCCTGATCAGCTTCGTGCCCACCCCCGCCGGCGTCCCGGTCCTGCTGGCCGCGACCGCCGCTGTCGTCGTCGGCCTCGTCGAGGCCGCACCCAGCCGGGCGCGCGACATCGAGCAGCCGGACGGTGATCTGCTGTGACGGGCACAGTCCTCTGGCTCGCCGTACTCGCGGCGTGCGCGCTCGGGTTCGCCGCGAAGTACGCCGGGTACCTCGTCCCCGAGTCCGTCGTCGACGGCCGACGTCGCTCCCGGATCATCGGCCTGCTCCCGGTCGCCCTCCTGGCCGGGCTGGTCGTCACCCAGACGGTCGGTGGCGAGGGCAGCATCGTCGTGGACGCCCGACTGGCAGCAGCCGCCCTCGCCGTGGTGCTGCTGTGGCTGCGGGCCAACTTCGTCGTCGTCGTCGTCGCGGCAGCGGCCCTGGCCGCCGGCCTGCGAGCACTCGGCTGGGGTTAGAGCCTCAGCTCCGCGGCCGCCGCGAGGGTGCGGTCGACGAAATCGATCGCAGTGGGTGGTGGGCGATCGGCGGTGTGCGCCACCGAGATGGTGCGTGCAGGCAGGGCGGGCGCGATGGGCAGCAGACGCACCCCCGGGTCCTGCGGGTCGACCGACAGTGCAGGCATCACGGCGGTACCGATACCTGCTCGCACCATGGCCTGCACCGCCGCGTTGTCGTTGCTTCGGAAGGCGAAGGACGGGAGGATGCCCGCGGCCGTGAAACCTCGCTCGACCAGCTCGTGGCAAGCGCACTGGTCATGTCCGACCAACGGGCGGCTCCCCAGGTCCCGGAGCGAGAGCGCGTCCCGTGCCGGGTCGTCGACGTCGACGACGGCGACGAAGGTGTCCCGCACGACCTCACGCACCGTCAGCCCGGGGGCATCGACCGGACCGACGAAGAAACTGACGTCCAACCGGGCGCTGCGCAATGCCCGGATCAGCACATCGTTGTCGGTGCTCTCCAGAACGGTCACCTCGACGGCCGGGCTGGCACGACGCAGCTCACCCAGGACGGCCGGGAGCAGTCGGGCCGACACCGACTGGAACGTCCCGATCGCCAATCGACCCCAGGTCCCGTCGCGCAACGACGCGATGCGCAGATCCAGCAGGTCGGCCGTGGCCAGGAGGTCACGGGCAGCCTCGAGCACTTCCTGGCCCACCGTGGTCAGGACCACCGGTCGGGGTCCTCCGGGCCGGTGGAAGACCGTGGCCCCCAACGTCTTCTCCAGGGCCGCGATCTGACTGGTCACGGCAGCTTGCGAGAAGCCGAGCCGTGCGGCCGCACGACGGTAGGACCCCTCCTCGTGGATCGCGACCACCGCAGCGAGGTGGCGCAGGCTCAAGTCGGTGGCAGGCATGCGCACACACTAGCCATCGATTGGGTTTTTCGATCACCATGACCGAAAGTGACCACTTTTATCGGTCAACCACTGCTGCCAGCATGGAGACGGTCCACGGATGATCAGGAGCCCGACATGTCCCCTACTGCCCTACGACCGGCCGCCGTCGTCGACGCGACCACGGTGCAGGAGTTCGCCTCGACCGGGGCCGTCATCGTGCGCGGCCTCTTCACCCCCGAGCAGGTTGCGACCATCGAGCAGGGCATCGAACGCACGCTGGCGGACCCCAGCCCTCGCCGGAAGGTGGCGAGCAGCGCCACGGACCCGGGCAGCTTCGTCGAGGACTTCTGCAACTGGCAGCGGATCGAGGAGTTCTGCCGGGTGGCGTACACCTCGCGCGCTGCGGACGTGGCCGCGGCCCTGACCGGCAGCGAACGCATTCGCCTGTACCACGACCACGTCCTGGTCAAGGAGCCCGGCACCCAGCAGGAGACTCCGTGGCACCAGGACCAGCCGTACTACAACGTCGACGGCCTCGACAACTGCTCGATGTGGGCGCCCGTCGACCCGGTGGCGGCGGAGTCGACGCTGGAGTTCCTTGCCGGGTCGCACCGACACGGATGGCTCATGCCCCGCACGTTCATGACGAACGAGGCCAAGTGGTTCCCGGAAGGCTCGCTCTCCGAGCTACCGGACATCGAGGCCCACCGCTCGGACCACGACATCCGTGGCTGGGCGATGCAGCCGGGCGACGCCGTCTTCTTCCACATGCTGACGCTCCACCACGCCTACGGCGTCCCGGGCCGCACGAGGCGCCGCGCCTTCTCGCTGCGCTTCCTCGGCGACGACATGGTGCATGCGCCACGCCGGTGGGTGACCTCGCCTCCCTTCGACGGACTCGAGGACGAACTGCCCGCCGGGGCCCCCATGCACCATGACCTGTTCCCCCTGCTGCGCGAAGGACGCGCCCCTGGAGCAGACCCGCTCGGCTAGGCGCACCCGCCCATCACAGACCGAGCACGTGCTCGAGCCCCACGGTCACACCCGGGTGCTTGCCGACCTCGCGCACGCCGGCGAGGACGCCGGGCATGAACGAGACCCGGTCGAAGGAGTCGTGCCGGATCGTGAGCATCTCACCCTCGTTGCCCAGGAGAACCTCCTGGTGGGCGACGAGTCCGCGCAGCCGGACCGCGTGCACCGGCACGCCCTCGACCGTGGCGCCACGGGCGCCGTCCGGGTCCTTGGTCGTCGCGTCGGGGACCGGACCGACGCCGGCCTCCTGACGCGCGGCACCGATGAGCTCGGCGGTACGCGTCGCGGTGCCGCTCGGAGCGTCGACCTTGCGCGGGTGGTGCAGTTCGATCACCTCGACCGACTCGTAGAAGCGAGCGGCCTGCTCGGCGAACTTCATCATCAGCACGGCGCCGATGGCGAAGTTCGGCGCGATGAGCACCCCGACGTCCCCCTTCGCCTCGACCTCGCTGCGCAGCTCCTCTGCCTTGGCATCCGTCCAACCTGAGGTGCCGACGACGACGTGCACCCCACGCTCGACGCACTGCCGAACGTTGCCCTCACTGGCGGCCAGGACGGTGAAGTCGATGGCAACATCCGCGCCCCCGAGGTCGCCGAGGTCGTCCCCGTCGTCATAGCGGCCGACCAGCTCGAGGTCAGCAGCCCCCTCCACCGCGTCGCACGCCGTCGAACCCATGCGCCCCGCGGCACCGATCACTGCCACCTTCGTCGTCATGGCCACAGCCTACGAGCGAGGGCCACCCCGCGTCGCACCACGTGGTGATCGCTACCGGAAGGCACACCGGACACGCAACGGACCGCTTCTGTTCACCTGCCGTTCATCTTCGTGCTAGTATGAAGGCGAACACACGATGAACAGGAGGTGTCCGACATGCCCGTCACCCCCTTGACGACGCCCCAGGCGCGTCCGTCTCAGCGTCTGAGTTGCACGTGGGTCCCCGTCCGTCGGCCGGACGGCCGGATCCGCATGGAGATGCGCTGGGTCGAGCAGACCGCTGAGCGCTCCACCCGATCTGCCGCCTGAGCCGCGACGTGCACATGGGTCAGTGACCGGCAGCAGCCACCACTTGCTCCCAGGTGACCTGCCGCGGGGCGCCCGCGCGGTCGGGCGTGGCCAGCAGGGCGATCGCCCGCAACTGGTCCAACTGCCCCAACCCCTCGCCGAACCGGTCGAGGACGAGGACCGCACGTGGCCGGGCGAGTCCGCCCATGACCTCGCGGACCGTGTCCATCAGCTCGACGGCGACGCCGTCCAGGTCCGGGTCGGCCCCGACCTCGACGCTGAGGCTGACCGCTGCGACGAGGGAGCGACCCAGATCGGGATCCTTGCGTGAGGTGACCGCAGCAGCCTCGACGAAGGGGTGGTCCGCCAGCACCTCACGGACCTCGCGGAGGGAGACCAGTTGCCCGGAGATCGAGACCACCTCGTCGGCGCGCCCGAGGAAGGCCATGCGCCCGTCCTCCCGGCGCACGGCCAGGTCACCCGTGGCGTAACTGCCGGGATGACGGGTCCAGTGCGTCTGCGCGACTGCTGCCTGCGGCCCCTCGACACCGACCATCGTGCCCGCCCACGGGAAGCGCAGGATGACCTCGCCGACCTCCCCCTCGGTCACCGGCTGACCGTCGGGATCGACGATGTCGACCCCGCAGTCCGGTACGGCGTGCCTGTCGTCTCTGTCACTGGGGGCCACCTGGACGATGCCCCCGAGCTCGAGCTGGCCCCAGGCGTCGACCACATCGACCGCCCGGGACGCGAAGGCCTGCCCCAACCAGGATCGCAGCTCGTCGTCGACCGCCTCGCCGGCCGTGGTGACCCGACGCAGCGAGGGCAGCTCGGAGACCTCGGGCAGCTCACGGGACCAGCCCCGCACGGTCCGCACGACGGACGGGGTCGTGACCATGCTGTCGACCCCGTACCGGGCGATGATGTCCCACGCCCGGGTCTGCGAGGGCTGGTCGAGCGTGCCCTCGTACATCACGACCGTGTCGCCGTGGGCCAGCGGACCGTATATTCCGTGGAACTGGGTCACCGTCCAGGCGATGTCCGCGGCGCACCAGAACACGCCACCGGTCCGCAGACGACGATGGACGGCCACCGCGCCGGCCAACATCGTCGCGGTGCCGTGCAGCACGGAGACGGTCTGACCGCCGCGGTGCGCCAAGGGGATGGCCGCGATCGGGTGGTCGGCGGGCAGTGAGGCGGCGGCGGACGGGTCACCCTCCGGCGACGTCGCGGCGCCGGGCCGCGAGGGGGCGACGAGGTCGTGGTACCAGCGGTCCCCCTCGAACCACGCGACGTCCATCCCGGTGCGACGCACGACGATGGTGTGCTCCACCGAGCCGCCGGCGAGGAGGGCATCGTCGGCGCGCGACTTCAGGGGCAGGACGGTGCCGTGACGCCACGCACCGTCCTGGGTGAACAGGACCTTCAGGTCGAGCAGCTCCAGCCGGTCCCCGAGCGGCTCGACCGGCAGCGGCGCCGGCAAGACGGTGTGGATCGCACCGATGCGGGCGCAGGCGAGCATGATGACCACGGTCTCGGGGAGCCAGCCCAGGTGCAGACCGACCCGATCACCCCGGTCGACGCCCATCCCCCGCAGGGCAGCGGTGAGCGCGAGCACCTCGTCGTGCAGCCGGGCGTAGGTCAGCGTGCGCCGGTCCCCGGGCTCCCCCTCCCAGTGGATGGCCGGCTGGTCGGAGCGGTCAGCCAGGTGGCGGTCGACGCAGTTGGTGGACAGGTTGAGGGCCCCACCGACGAACCAGCGGCCCGATCGTTCCCCGGGCAGCCACAGGTCGGCGAAGGGGGTGTCGAAGGAGATCAGGTCGGCGACCTCCTCCCACGAGGACGGCGGGACGGTCTCCCAGACGTCTGCGGCGTCCGACTCAGGCATGGCCGAGCGTCCTTCCTGCCGCGCGCGCGGCGCGACCGAGCCGGCCCGCGACGGCCCTCACGACGGAGTCGTCGTCGGGATCGTCGATGTTGGCCGCCAGGACGGCGACCGTCGCGCCCTGCCCGTCGACCACCGGGACAGCCACCTCCGGTGGCATCGTCGGGTCCTCGGGAGCCAGGGCGAGGTGGGCGGCCGCCGCCCACCGGGCGCGCGCCTCCTCGGTGGCCGCCTCCCGGTCGTGGTCCTCGGCCCGGTCCAGGGAGCGCTGCCACACGGCGTCGTCGTCCGCACGAGCGGCCAGCAGGCGGCCGCCGGCGCACGAGAGCGCCGCCGTCACCCGGTGCGCATCCCGGTAGGGACCGGGGCCGGTGCCGTCGACGCGGTCGACGTAGATGACCTCGCCGTGGACGAGGATCTCGACGTGGATGGTGTGCTCGAGCTGGTCGCGCAGCTGCGAGAGGTAGGGACTGAGCGCTCCGAGCAGCGGCAGCCGGGAGAGGTAGTGGTTCGACAGCCGGGTCAGCTCCGGCCCCAGCCCGTAGCGGGATGAGCGGGGGTCCTGGACGACGAGGTCGGCCAGGACGAGTGAGCGCAGCAGTCGGTGGACGGTCGGGACCGACAGCCCCGACCGCTCGGCCAGGTCGGTCAGCTGCTGGTACGCGGGCCCCTCGCCCAAGAGCTCGAGCAGGCGCACGGCATTGCGCACCGTCCCAAGACCCCCCCGACCGGCTGTCGCCGACTCGGGCGCGTGCGATGCGGTCACCACGACCCCCTTCCGACGTCACTGCGCGAACGTCATCGAGTCAATCATGCTCGGAGATAAATTTCTCAACAAGACCCTTGATTTTCACATAATGAAAATCTAGTGTCACGTCCATGCAGTTTCACCGTCGAAACCAGAAAAGGGAGGGTCAGTGCTGACCCGGGCCTACCAGCACTCGCTCCGCGGAAGCCACCTGGCTGCGGGCGAGACCCTGCTCGACGTCGATGACGTCACGCTCCGCTTCGGCGGGGTCACCGCCCTGCGCGACGTCTCGTTCTCCGTCACCGAGGGGCACATCCACTCGATCATCGGCCCCAACGGCGCCGGCAAGTCCTCCCTGCTCAACTGCATCAGCGGCCTCTACCGGCCGCAGGAGGGGCAGATCCGCCTGCAGACCGCCGCTGCCCCCGGCGCTGACGGCACCGCCGGGAAGGTCAGCACCCACCAGCTGACCACGCTTCCTCCGCACCGCATCGCGCGACTGGGTGTGGCCCGCTCCTTCCAGAACATCGAGCTCTTCCACGCGATGAGCGTTCTGGAGAACCTCATGCTCGGCCGGCACATCCACATGGACCACAGCGTCCTG
The DNA window shown above is from Janibacter sp. A1S7 and carries:
- a CDS encoding enoyl-CoA hydratase-related protein; this encodes MPILSETTDAVTTLTIDRTHRRNALDLTTLEELDAAVTAAVETGSRALVLTGADGHFCAGADLTELEDVTFTERLAEVLEHLAGLPITTIAAISGSCMGLGMQLAVACDVRVVEHGARFAIPVAKLGLMVNKWTLERAARFWGEGAARHMVLTAAVLDHEDAWRLGFSQRQGDLDLALDLARATVQLAPLTQQGSKVGMDSPTGPDAAYDKAFARAWASSDLAEGQRAFTQRRSPVFEGR
- a CDS encoding GNAT family N-acetyltransferase, yielding MPTADASVRAAGTNDVPAVGQVQALVWQEAYDGIVPPQVHAAFDPQSFAAAWRDSLRTPPEGVHRLLVACAGEQVVGFVAIGPSQDPDTGQTTGEVTALGVHPMHRRQGHGSRLLNAAVDILRDAGAEHVAVWCLVPHEAVRAFLTASGLEPDGAYRDRVVSPEDDTAREVRLVATLTDDVTPEAGG
- a CDS encoding AzlC family ABC transporter permease encodes the protein MTPPADAAHADARRQGLSVGVATGVYGVSFGALGVAAGLDVWQTMALSLLLFTGGSQFAFIGIIGSGGNPVTAVATSTLLGIRNGLYGLQLARVLRLRGWRRAAAAHLTIDESTAVALAQEGTPAQRTGFWAAGLGVFTFWNLATLVGALVGNAIGDPRTWGLDAAAAAAFIGLIWPRLRDRTGRVTAALAAAVALISFVPTPAGVPVLLAATAAVVVGLVEAAPSRARDIEQPDGDLL
- a CDS encoding AzlD domain-containing protein; this encodes MTGTVLWLAVLAACALGFAAKYAGYLVPESVVDGRRRSRIIGLLPVALLAGLVVTQTVGGEGSIVVDARLAAAALAVVLLWLRANFVVVVVAAAALAAGLRALGWG
- a CDS encoding LysR family transcriptional regulator — its product is MPATDLSLRHLAAVVAIHEEGSYRRAAARLGFSQAAVTSQIAALEKTLGATVFHRPGGPRPVVLTTVGQEVLEAARDLLATADLLDLRIASLRDGTWGRLAIGTFQSVSARLLPAVLGELRRASPAVEVTVLESTDNDVLIRALRSARLDVSFFVGPVDAPGLTVREVVRDTFVAVVDVDDPARDALSLRDLGSRPLVGHDQCACHELVERGFTAAGILPSFAFRSNDNAAVQAMVRAGIGTAVMPALSVDPQDPGVRLLPIAPALPARTISVAHTADRPPPTAIDFVDRTLAAAAELRL
- a CDS encoding phytanoyl-CoA dioxygenase family protein, with amino-acid sequence MSPTALRPAAVVDATTVQEFASTGAVIVRGLFTPEQVATIEQGIERTLADPSPRRKVASSATDPGSFVEDFCNWQRIEEFCRVAYTSRAADVAAALTGSERIRLYHDHVLVKEPGTQQETPWHQDQPYYNVDGLDNCSMWAPVDPVAAESTLEFLAGSHRHGWLMPRTFMTNEAKWFPEGSLSELPDIEAHRSDHDIRGWAMQPGDAVFFHMLTLHHAYGVPGRTRRRAFSLRFLGDDMVHAPRRWVTSPPFDGLEDELPAGAPMHHDLFPLLREGRAPGADPLG
- the dapB gene encoding 4-hydroxy-tetrahydrodipicolinate reductase, which produces MTTKVAVIGAAGRMGSTACDAVEGAADLELVGRYDDGDDLGDLGGADVAIDFTVLAASEGNVRQCVERGVHVVVGTSGWTDAKAEELRSEVEAKGDVGVLIAPNFAIGAVLMMKFAEQAARFYESVEVIELHHPRKVDAPSGTATRTAELIGAARQEAGVGPVPDATTKDPDGARGATVEGVPVHAVRLRGLVAHQEVLLGNEGEMLTIRHDSFDRVSFMPGVLAGVREVGKHPGVTVGLEHVLGL
- a CDS encoding AMP-binding protein, yielding MPESDAADVWETVPPSSWEEVADLISFDTPFADLWLPGERSGRWFVGGALNLSTNCVDRHLADRSDQPAIHWEGEPGDRRTLTYARLHDEVLALTAALRGMGVDRGDRVGLHLGWLPETVVIMLACARIGAIHTVLPAPLPVEPLGDRLELLDLKVLFTQDGAWRHGTVLPLKSRADDALLAGGSVEHTIVVRRTGMDVAWFEGDRWYHDLVAPSRPGAATSPEGDPSAAASLPADHPIAAIPLAHRGGQTVSVLHGTATMLAGAVAVHRRLRTGGVFWCAADIAWTVTQFHGIYGPLAHGDTVVMYEGTLDQPSQTRAWDIIARYGVDSMVTTPSVVRTVRGWSRELPEVSELPSLRRVTTAGEAVDDELRSWLGQAFASRAVDVVDAWGQLELGGIVQVAPSDRDDRHAVPDCGVDIVDPDGQPVTEGEVGEVILRFPWAGTMVGVEGPQAAVAQTHWTRHPGSYATGDLAVRREDGRMAFLGRADEVVSISGQLVSLREVREVLADHPFVEAAAVTSRKDPDLGRSLVAAVSLSVEVGADPDLDGVAVELMDTVREVMGGLARPRAVLVLDRFGEGLGQLDQLRAIALLATPDRAGAPRQVTWEQVVAAAGH
- a CDS encoding IclR family transcriptional regulator, which encodes MTASHAPESATAGRGGLGTVRNAVRLLELLGEGPAYQQLTDLAERSGLSVPTVHRLLRSLVLADLVVQDPRSSRYGLGPELTRLSNHYLSRLPLLGALSPYLSQLRDQLEHTIHVEILVHGEVIYVDRVDGTGPGPYRDAHRVTAALSCAGGRLLAARADDDAVWQRSLDRAEDHDREAATEEARARWAAAAHLALAPEDPTMPPEVAVPVVDGQGATVAVLAANIDDPDDDSVVRAVAGRLGRAARAAGRTLGHA